The following is a genomic window from Panthera uncia isolate 11264 chromosome B4, Puncia_PCG_1.0, whole genome shotgun sequence.
TCCTGGGAAGGATTCTCGCCCAGCTTGGCCATGGCCTGCTTGAGCTCGTTGACGCTGATGTGGCCGTCGCCGTCCAGGTCGAAGGCACGGAAGACTTCCCGCATCTCCGCCTCGCTGCCCGAGGACTTCATGATCTTGGCCATCTCTGCCAGGAACTCGTCGAAGCTGATGTGGCCGTCGCCATCGGTGTCCACCCGGGCGATGAGCTGCTTCAGCTCGGCTTCTGACGGGTTCTCGCCCAGGGCCTTCATCACGGCTCCCAGCTCCTGGACGTTGATCTTTCCATCCCCGTCCTTGTCAAACCTGGAGAAGGCCCCCTTGAACTCGGCCACCTGTTCTTCAGACAGCTGCTCTGCCATGTCACGTACACCTGTCACAGAGCTTCCGAGCCGGCTGCCACTTGGCTCAAAGGGCTCACGTCGGAGACGGGGACCGGCGGCTGGGACGGGAGGCTGTGTCTGTGTGAGGGCAGAGCTCCCGTGGCAGTCTTGCCATGGGATGGAACCCCCCTCCTTTTCTGCATTCGGagcaaagggaggaggaaggctcTCCGCCCTCCCCATGTCCTTGGGCGAAATCCTCCTCCCAGGGAGGGACGCACCAGCTGCAAACCAGAAAGGCCGGAATTTGGAGCGCAGGGCCCGCCCAGGAAAGCCTGGAGGGAACCAGCATGGGGGCCGTTGGAGGCCAGCCAGCCTCTGCTAGCCCCGATGGCAGACCTGCCACTCTAGAAGCTTCTCACCCAGCTGATTCTCACAGAGACCatggctggggagggaaggggagcctCCCTCGGTGGACACAGCAGGTCCCGGAGGAGTGGGGGACTGTCTGGCATTTCTATTCTCTTCTTGGAACTGTTGTCAGCTCTGGCCTAACAGGACGCCCTGGTGGAGGCAGATGGGTGGCAGAAGCCAGTGGAATTCTACCAGGGCGGAACCCTGGGCATCATGAAGTTCCCAGGCCACGGAAGATGCGCCTAGGTGCCCGCAGCTTCAAGACAGCAAGACGCCCGCGTGCGTGCAGAGCGTGATGCATACGTGCCAACTGTCTATCACGTGGTTGTCCCAAGTGTGATTTCGGGGGTGAGGAAAGGTCTTCCTGTTCCCCCCGGAATACCTCTCCTCCGGCCCCGTGATTCCTCTGATCCCATTCCACTGTTAGGTTCAAGCTTCTCTATGAGGACACGGGGGAGGAATGGGGGGTCTGCTCCGTTCACGGGTGTCCCGCCAGAGAGCCTCGCCGTGCAGCACGGGATCCAGAGCGGGCCGGCCCCTGCAGACGCTAGGGACAGAGGGGTGTGGAAAGGGGTGGCCAAGACTGTGAACGTGGCCTAGCTCGAGGGTTTACTAAGGGTCAGCCCTAAGCACAAAACCCAGTCTGGAAACTTCCCCGGTCCACAGTCTCCTCTGTCTTCTGGAAGGATGTCATCTCTGCCCACTGCTCTGAGTAGCAGATTTTAGACCAAGAGCTCAGCCCTTGGGGACTCTCCCCGGGTCCCTAGCAAGTGACACCCAAGGCCCTCAAGGGGACATTTGCACCAGAGTCTCCGCGGTGTCTTTCTCAAGCAAATGTCCTCTTGGTCCCTACAGACTCCCAGATCCTCACCCGCCTGTGCCTTCGTGTGTGACCCACCAACTCCTTCCCTCTCCTGAGAAACTGTATACACCCCAGCCGTCTCCGGTTCAGCCCATCAGACAGACCGCGgagtctctcctccccagagggcAGCCGGGCAGACGCGTCCCTGGGCACGGCACAGCGCACCCCGAGCCAGGGACCCAGATGTGGAGAGACACATAAAGGGAAGGTTCCAGTTGTCCAACTTCTTGCATAAAGACGTcttgaggggggtgcctgggcggctccgtcggttgagtgtccggcttcggctcaggtcacgatctcacggtctgtgggttcgagccgcacgtcgggctctgtgctgacagctcggagcctggaacttgctttggattctgcgtctccctctctctctgcccctccccgctcatggtctgtctctctctctcaaaaataaataaacattataaagacGTCTTGAGGAAGAATTGCTGTTTCATCTTCGTGCTGGAATAGTACAGAgacctcaataaatattgagcaATCAGTTTCTCAGTGAAACCCACAACCAGTATTGGGTGGAGAATGTGGTCCCCCTGGGGCACTGGCACAGGAAGCTACCACATGTCAGAAGTGACAAGGGACGGGCGGGGCTCCTGACAACAAGGATATccttttaagaatatttgaagatataaatctacagtttacattttattttcttcttacctGATTAGCAGGGCTTGTGATTAAAAATCCAAGATGgttaacattttgttatttccCCCTTGGTATTCAATGATGCGTCGTAACGAGGGAGGAGCTTTTCAGACGCTATCAGGAGATGAAGCTCTTGGTTCTGGCTCCCTTGCTGATTTGGGAACTTAACTTGGGTCTCGGTATCTACATCTACAAAATAGGATAATACGTCCACCGTCTATGATCGGGGCGCTTAGGATCAAAGATCAAAGTATCTTTGATCATCAGGAAGTGTAATTATTCTATGATGAGCCCCATCTTCGGTAGCAAGCTGGTTTGTGTTTGATGTGAACCGACACGCAAGAGAAGGAGGACCTCTCTCTCAATTTTGTCGTTACACCCTTCTGATAGCACTGATAAACTCGCCTGCCGGGAGGGTAGAGTCACGTCACGCAGTCCCAGATTCTGACATTAGTCAGCTTTTGGACATCAGCCTTCACCACACAGCTCTACACAGTGCAGACAGACGCTTGTATTTAGAAAGACCATCTAGTGAGTGACCTCATGGGACCAGAAGGTGATAATTATTCGTTGTCGCTCACTGCGCCCATGCACAGATGGAGTCTCAGGTGATAGAGTCCAATGCCCAAGGCCACCCAGAAATTGAGGAGAGAGCCACCCTTCTGGTAAGTCCCTCCCCACCCTTGGCCTGCCATTTTGGACCCTGCTTCCTCTCTAACACGGTGTGTTCTCTTCTCGGAGCAGGAATCCATATGGAAGGCACTCCTTTACCCCTTCCCCTCGGCCTCCTGCCTAAGCAGGTGAGCGGTCGGTCAGCCTCATGGGACCGGCATCAGGGATCGCTGCTCCCCAGTGACCAACTCCACAGACCGTCCGACAGCTGAACTCAGTGCTGGGAAAAGGGGGGGAACGCGGCACGTGTCGCCAAAGCCTCATCCGGCTTGGTCCGgcccctttcttcctccagatCCCGGCCCAGCTCTTTGGAAGGAGCAAGAAGGAACTAGAGATGCCTCACATCCATGGGTGTCTCCTTACGGGGCTGCACCTCTTGCCGGGTTCCCAGTGTGATGGGACGAGGGCGTCCATCCGGGAATGAGCCCGAGGCTGGGAGACTGGCACCTGCTGCGGGCCCCCCCACGGAGCCCCGGGGCACATACGAAGCGTGCACAGGAAGACAAGTGAGAAGACCTCCACGTCAGCCCGCG
Proteins encoded in this region:
- the LOC125918569 gene encoding calmodulin-like is translated as MGRAESLPPPFAPNAEKEGGSIPWQDCHGSSALTQTQPPVPAAGPRLRREPFEPSGSRLGSSVTGVRDMAEQLSEEQVAEFKGAFSRFDKDGDGKINVQELGAVMKALGENPSEAELKQLIARVDTDGDGHISFDEFLAEMAKIMKSSGSEAEMREVFRAFDLDGDGHISVNELKQAMAKLGENPSQEELDAMIQGADVDQDGQVNYEEFVRILSQK